Proteins co-encoded in one Alphaproteobacteria bacterium genomic window:
- a CDS encoding rhodanese-like domain-containing protein — protein MKQFALLAILAASIIGASAIAGAVRANEIAVKAADNVHESHSEEHGTATTHMDAEAQVEAQYEAVELNEITAEDLQILIDTSPELVIIDARRGDSFAEGHIPGAVALTADNATAEAVAAIAPKKTMPMVFYCGNVKCPASAKVAHKVADMGYNKLYKYSGGIDDWKAKGLPLATQ, from the coding sequence ATGAAACAATTTGCTTTGCTGGCCATATTGGCCGCCTCTATAATTGGAGCCTCTGCTATTGCAGGCGCCGTCCGCGCCAACGAAATAGCAGTAAAAGCAGCGGATAATGTACATGAGTCCCATTCAGAGGAACATGGCACCGCAACCACCCACATGGACGCAGAAGCGCAAGTGGAAGCACAATACGAGGCGGTAGAACTAAACGAAATCACCGCAGAAGATTTGCAGATACTTATTGATACCAGCCCAGAATTGGTAATTATTGATGCCCGCCGTGGCGATTCTTTCGCAGAAGGCCATATTCCAGGTGCCGTGGCACTCACCGCCGATAACGCCACCGCCGAGGCCGTTGCAGCGATTGCCCCGAAAAAAACAATGCCTATGGTATTTTATTGCGGAAACGTAAAATGCCCAGCAAGCGCTAAAGTTGCTCATAAAGTGGCAGATATGGGTTATAACAAGCTCTATAAATACAGCGGCGGCATTGACGACTGGAAAGCCAAAGGCTTACCACTGGCAACGCAATAA
- the yaaA gene encoding peroxide stress protein YaaA has translation MLVLLSPSKTQDFSASSKIAFPTQPVLLDESVRLVKELKGLSSAEIGKLMHISEKLADLNHGRFKEFTTPFTTDNAKPAALAFKGDVYDGLDADSLSLEALEFSQHSLRILSGLYGVLRPKDLIQAYRLEMKTPLKNPRGKDLYDFWGERITDVLNAHLKQEQTEYVINLASQEYFKAIKPKKLQGRLITVHFKERKDGALKVVAIFAKRARGMMARHIVENSIRNLDGITRFTQDGYSFDPEASNDEEFVFARDSTKG, from the coding sequence ATGCTTGTTTTACTTTCCCCATCAAAAACACAGGATTTTTCTGCAAGCAGTAAAATCGCATTCCCTACCCAACCGGTGCTGTTAGACGAATCTGTTCGCTTAGTAAAAGAATTAAAAGGGCTTTCTAGCGCAGAAATTGGCAAGCTGATGCATATCAGCGAGAAACTTGCCGATTTAAACCATGGCCGTTTTAAGGAGTTTACCACCCCCTTCACTACCGATAATGCCAAACCCGCCGCGCTAGCGTTTAAAGGGGATGTATATGACGGTTTAGATGCCGATTCACTTTCCTTAGAGGCTCTGGAATTTTCGCAACATTCACTACGTATTCTTTCCGGTTTATACGGCGTACTTCGCCCTAAAGACCTGATTCAAGCCTATCGCCTCGAAATGAAAACACCCCTGAAGAACCCAAGAGGAAAAGATTTATACGACTTTTGGGGAGAGCGCATTACTGATGTATTAAACGCGCATTTAAAACAGGAACAAACCGAATATGTTATTAACCTTGCTTCGCAGGAATATTTTAAAGCAATAAAACCCAAAAAACTCCAAGGCCGATTAATCACGGTACATTTTAAAGAACGCAAAGATGGCGCGCTTAAAGTGGTAGCAATTTTTGCCAAGCGTGCACGGGGGATGATGGCACGCCACATCGTAGAAAACTCTATTCGTAATCTGGATGGTATCACCCGTTTTACACAGGATGGCTATAGCTTTGACCCCGAAGCCTCTAATGATGAAGAATTTGTGTTTGCCAGAGATAGTACAAAGGGCTAA
- a CDS encoding type II secretion system GspH family protein → MRKHHHKQSGFTLAELAILLTILSIVVGTYMLEMVSGSDIRAQEVTLQRMEAIEQALQSRWLAEGRVPCPAAGDAALDSQWYGTEQGDPDDCTANGGEYIGPIAATCNNWDTLCATTCTSDCGAVYGVVPVRNLNLPDEYALDGWNRRISYVVDQRYTIAQSSTIDPALIVTDDHEIPASATELGRYPVIMISHGRSGNKAFPANGSTVADRPQTRAPNDAEDHNYNSANFNNRFVLQPFRPDLDVADGRFDLIVRPITMK, encoded by the coding sequence ATGAGAAAACACCACCACAAACAATCGGGCTTTACCCTAGCGGAGCTTGCAATATTGCTTACGATCTTAAGCATTGTTGTTGGTACATATATGCTTGAAATGGTAAGTGGCTCAGATATTCGCGCACAAGAGGTTACTCTGCAACGTATGGAAGCCATTGAACAAGCTCTGCAATCCCGCTGGTTGGCCGAAGGGCGCGTACCTTGCCCCGCCGCCGGAGATGCCGCTCTTGATTCGCAATGGTATGGCACCGAACAAGGCGACCCCGATGACTGCACCGCAAATGGGGGAGAATACATAGGCCCTATCGCTGCTACATGTAACAACTGGGACACCTTATGTGCAACCACCTGCACCAGCGATTGCGGCGCGGTCTATGGCGTTGTGCCTGTAAGAAACTTAAACTTGCCCGATGAATATGCTCTTGATGGTTGGAATCGCCGTATTAGTTATGTAGTCGATCAGCGCTATACCATTGCGCAAAGCAGCACTATCGATCCGGCGCTTATCGTTACCGACGACCACGAAATTCCTGCAAGCGCCACAGAACTAGGCCGCTATCCAGTAATCATGATTTCCCATGGCCGGTCAGGTAATAAAGCATTCCCTGCCAATGGCAGCACCGTAGCTGACCGCCCGCAAACACGGGCGCCAAACGATGCGGAAGATCACAATTATAACAGCGCGAATTTTAATAACCGTTTTGTATTGCAACCTTTCCGCCCGGATCTTGACGTTGCTGATGGCCGATTCGATCTTATTGTACGCCCGATTACTATGAAATAA
- a CDS encoding prepilin-type N-terminal cleavage/methylation domain-containing protein, giving the protein MHHHHPSRRDINSSAGFTLVEMSIVLIIMSVVVGGSFAIATNFIRQNKEKTTQEHLDLIEKALLDFRKANNRLPCPADGSVNPDNTNYGIEAANDDAATYSYCTGGTPAANFVSAAHATKTGNPATYVVGGSAPVTTLGLPKEVGFDGWGNKISYHVDGRATQNGAFSTFTISNSNCFNIIIDNELTWNDDADRNYLSFHAAYALVSHGKDGHGAFSKGGPRLNSATTNSFQQQNANYDATGAATTYNNLFHIIPESENPADNKDVYDDLVRFKTRSQLRTTQDGPGVLFPDLIISANDPSNVYGTHFFYRCGDQFQYEPQEMVDVNNKQVQNISISPNNTYILGSTKNDYHFRMWTYDGVKTHLLTDSSFIPFPNLAAGTAETAIWSPDGEYFLVAALDDGDEPNRISIYEKTGINEFTRIDAAVENALNSKGNAVLSEGALYGLNVSPDGNEMVIMYGNGALANAITPMLYKRNADNSFSYVADGIPEMPAIQVRKPIWSPDGAYLLFMDWDGPDLYLFRNDGNNHYSRIASPSPAPANAVGNATFSPDSRFLVTTGYSSSEWNIYELQNSDEYTRISPHPGTKPYGARSVQFSKDGRYLVVGKFRHASNPDLYLYKVNGSVFEELTSPEGFDVELDGHIMHIEWRKLMPWEESS; this is encoded by the coding sequence ATGCATCACCACCACCCATCACGCCGCGATATCAATAGCTCTGCTGGCTTCACGCTGGTGGAAATGTCCATTGTATTAATTATCATGTCGGTTGTTGTGGGCGGAAGTTTTGCTATCGCTACTAACTTCATTCGCCAGAATAAAGAAAAAACCACGCAAGAACATTTAGACCTTATCGAAAAAGCGTTGTTGGATTTTCGCAAAGCAAATAATCGCTTGCCCTGCCCGGCAGATGGCAGCGTAAATCCTGACAATACCAATTATGGCATTGAAGCGGCAAATGACGATGCCGCCACCTATTCTTATTGCACCGGCGGCACACCAGCAGCCAATTTTGTGAGTGCGGCTCATGCCACTAAAACCGGCAACCCTGCTACCTATGTGGTTGGTGGATCAGCTCCCGTAACCACATTAGGTCTGCCTAAAGAAGTGGGTTTTGACGGTTGGGGAAATAAAATCAGCTATCACGTAGATGGGCGCGCCACCCAAAACGGAGCATTTTCCACCTTCACCATATCCAACAGCAATTGCTTTAATATTATTATCGATAATGAGCTTACATGGAATGATGATGCCGATCGCAACTATCTGAGCTTTCATGCCGCCTATGCACTGGTTAGCCACGGCAAAGACGGACACGGCGCATTTTCTAAAGGTGGGCCACGCCTCAATAGCGCCACGACTAACAGTTTTCAGCAACAAAATGCTAACTATGATGCAACTGGCGCAGCGACTACCTATAACAATCTGTTTCACATAATTCCCGAATCAGAAAACCCCGCCGATAACAAAGATGTGTATGACGACTTGGTGCGTTTTAAGACCCGTTCCCAGCTTCGTACCACGCAGGATGGCCCTGGGGTATTATTCCCCGATTTAATTATTAGCGCCAACGACCCCTCGAATGTTTATGGCACACATTTCTTCTATCGCTGTGGCGATCAGTTTCAATACGAACCACAGGAAATGGTGGATGTGAACAATAAACAAGTTCAGAACATCTCGATTTCTCCTAATAACACCTATATTCTCGGCTCTACAAAGAACGACTACCATTTCCGCATGTGGACGTATGATGGGGTTAAGACACATTTACTAACCGATAGCAGTTTCATCCCCTTCCCCAACCTTGCAGCTGGCACTGCAGAAACAGCTATATGGTCTCCTGATGGCGAATATTTTCTGGTTGCCGCGCTCGATGACGGCGATGAACCAAACCGTATAAGCATCTATGAAAAAACTGGTATTAATGAATTTACCCGCATTGATGCAGCAGTAGAAAACGCGCTAAACAGTAAAGGCAATGCTGTACTTAGCGAAGGTGCGTTATATGGCCTGAATGTCAGCCCTGATGGCAATGAAATGGTTATCATGTATGGCAACGGCGCACTTGCTAATGCCATAACACCAATGCTGTACAAACGAAATGCCGATAATAGCTTCTCGTATGTAGCTGATGGCATCCCCGAAATGCCAGCCATACAAGTGCGCAAGCCTATATGGTCACCTGATGGCGCGTATTTATTGTTTATGGATTGGGATGGCCCTGACTTGTACCTTTTCCGCAACGATGGCAATAACCATTACAGCCGCATAGCGTCGCCCTCACCTGCTCCTGCAAATGCGGTAGGCAATGCAACATTTAGCCCAGATAGCCGCTTTTTGGTGACAACAGGATATAGCTCATCAGAGTGGAATATCTATGAGCTGCAAAATAGCGATGAATATACTCGCATAAGCCCGCATCCTGGAACGAAGCCTTATGGTGCGCGCTCTGTCCAGTTCTCCAAAGATGGTCGCTATCTAGTTGTTGGCAAGTTTCGCCATGCAAGCAATCCAGATTTGTATCTTTATAAAGTCAATGGCAGCGTTTTCGAAGAACTCACCTCCCCTGAAGGGTTTGATGTAGAGCTTGATGGCCACATTATGCATATCGAATGGCGAAAATTAATGCCGTGGGAAGAAAGCAGCTAA